In a genomic window of Brockia lithotrophica:
- a CDS encoding DHH family phosphoesterase, whose product MQPWKERDLEEFRSFLAGSGPVLVATHVDPDGDALGSQGAIVLWLRRRGISAEAYLEAPLPRRFSYLPHVSDLKVYARTDAAPFPPSDEGVPRFSRAIFVDAASFDRVGRIAELLADGAAVVNIDHHVTNTRFGKLNFVNPEASSSAEVVYDLLRSLGEEIDADVAVSLYTGYLTDTGGFRFRNTSAKVFRDVSELIARGVSPADVAEYALDTLTLPHLRLLRLALGTLRLHAEGLVATLTVTQAMLREADAAYEDAEGLVGYARAIEGVEVGILFRETTEGAIRVSLRSRRNVDVSRIAARFGGGGHARAAGATLAPPLAQAEANVLSAVEEALRELRRDSAAGEGYGT is encoded by the coding sequence ATGCAACCGTGGAAGGAGCGCGACCTCGAGGAGTTTCGGTCCTTCCTCGCGGGATCCGGCCCCGTCCTCGTGGCCACGCACGTCGACCCCGACGGGGACGCCCTGGGCTCCCAAGGGGCGATCGTCCTCTGGCTCCGGCGCAGGGGGATTTCCGCCGAGGCCTACTTGGAGGCCCCTCTTCCGCGCCGATTCTCTTATCTCCCGCACGTTTCCGACCTCAAGGTGTACGCCCGGACGGACGCCGCCCCGTTCCCTCCTTCGGACGAGGGTGTGCCGCGCTTTTCCCGCGCGATCTTCGTCGACGCCGCCTCCTTCGACCGCGTGGGGCGCATCGCCGAACTCCTCGCGGACGGCGCTGCCGTCGTGAACATCGACCACCACGTCACGAATACACGGTTCGGGAAGCTCAATTTCGTAAACCCTGAGGCCTCTTCGTCGGCAGAGGTCGTGTACGACCTCCTTCGCTCCTTAGGGGAGGAGATCGATGCGGACGTCGCCGTGAGCTTGTATACGGGGTACCTCACGGATACGGGGGGCTTCCGCTTCCGCAATACCTCTGCCAAGGTGTTTCGCGACGTGTCGGAGCTCATCGCCCGGGGCGTCTCCCCCGCAGACGTGGCGGAGTACGCCTTGGACACCTTGACCCTTCCGCACCTCCGCCTCCTCCGCCTCGCCCTCGGGACCCTCCGTCTGCACGCCGAGGGACTCGTGGCGACGCTCACCGTGACCCAGGCCATGCTCCGCGAGGCGGACGCCGCCTACGAGGACGCGGAGGGGCTCGTCGGTTACGCGCGGGCGATCGAAGGCGTCGAGGTGGGGATCCTCTTTCGGGAGACGACAGAAGGGGCCATCCGCGTGAGCCTCCGCTCGCGGCGGAACGTGGACGTAAGCCGTATCGCCGCCCGCTTCGGCGGAGGAGGGCACGCCCGGGCCGCAGGGGCGACCTTGGCGCCGCCGCTCGCCCAGGCGGAGGCAAACGTGCTCTCCGCCGTGGAGGAGGCCCTGCGCGAACTCCGCCGCGATTCGGCGGCGGGAGAGGGGTACGGGACGTGA
- the infB gene encoding translation initiation factor IF-2 has product MKKLRVYEYARELGMTSKEVITMMRRLGISVQNHMSLVDEEARAKVEAFFAEVRKKAALEKLREEKRQAAQVQASTATATLPPEEPSAEGAKSAERVQEERAKVSQIERKTQPPVREDEEEAAVRATKAVPPEEAAEPSGAELEGSEEVGETVPPGGARVEGTTTQTERVASGKSAAESEIDLSHLKRKRRRSRGKRKAERPAAPPAPEGQTPAAPREEREATRPAAAAEQKTAEVPEEPAAVPSAPAASAPAKPELPAPRKRVIEPRKREARPAREARPESPGAAAEGRPSREARPAGRRPAARKLVVPKPPAEAQEEKVERRRPHTAKKEKAPEAEVSKKERKPGKKGVIRERLTEILDDFTGAETDVVEAAPARRRRSKPKRRAAQGEAERAQARPDKVTLGDRITVAELAERAGLEASEIIKKLFLLGTVVTINQEIDFDTAALVLSDFGIEAERETRVDVTEFEAYEDEDAPEDLVPRPPVVTVMGHVDHGKTTLLDAIRQTRVAAQEAGGITQHIGAYQVEIGDRKITFLDTPGHEAFTAMRARGAKVTDVVVLVVAADDGVMPQTVEAIDHAKAAGVPIIVAINKIDKPDARPERVKQELTEYGLIPEEWGGDTVFVPVSALKRQGIDELLEMILLVAELRELKANPNRRARGVVLEARLDRGRGPVATLLVQNGTLRQGDALVAGTMFGRVRTMTDDRGRPLKEAPPSTPVEVTGLEGVPEAGDAFMVFEEEEARAIAKARAERRRERELARTRIDLENVFDRLQAGELKEINVILKADVHGSVEALRSALERIQVDGVRVNVVHAGVGAITESDVNLALASHAVIIGFNVRPDANARQLAEREKVDIRLYRVIYEAIEEIERALKGMLEPVYEERVIGTLEVREIFRISRVGTVAGCYVREGKVTRDATIRVIRDGVLIHTGKIASLKRFKDDVREVAAGYECGILLDGFNDVKPGDVFEAYVLEAVQRV; this is encoded by the coding sequence ATGAAGAAACTTCGCGTGTACGAGTACGCCCGCGAGCTCGGGATGACGAGCAAGGAAGTCATCACGATGATGCGGCGGCTCGGGATTTCCGTGCAAAACCACATGAGCCTCGTGGACGAAGAGGCGCGCGCAAAGGTCGAGGCCTTCTTCGCCGAGGTGCGAAAGAAGGCCGCCTTGGAAAAGCTACGGGAGGAAAAGCGGCAGGCCGCCCAGGTACAGGCGTCCACGGCGACGGCGACTTTGCCGCCCGAGGAGCCTTCGGCTGAAGGGGCGAAGTCGGCAGAGCGCGTGCAAGAGGAGCGGGCGAAAGTTTCGCAGATCGAGCGCAAGACGCAGCCCCCCGTGCGTGAGGACGAGGAAGAAGCGGCGGTTCGCGCGACGAAGGCCGTCCCTCCCGAGGAGGCGGCCGAACCCTCGGGTGCAGAACTCGAGGGGTCTGAAGAAGTCGGGGAGACGGTACCACCGGGGGGAGCGCGCGTGGAAGGAACGACGACGCAGACGGAACGCGTGGCGAGCGGCAAATCCGCCGCCGAATCGGAGATCGACCTGAGCCACCTCAAGCGCAAGCGCCGGCGGAGCCGGGGGAAGCGGAAGGCCGAACGCCCCGCCGCACCACCCGCGCCGGAAGGACAGACGCCCGCTGCCCCTCGCGAAGAGCGGGAGGCAACTCGGCCCGCCGCCGCGGCGGAGCAGAAGACCGCAGAGGTTCCGGAAGAGCCCGCCGCTGTTCCGTCGGCACCTGCGGCGTCCGCACCGGCGAAGCCTGAACTTCCTGCGCCGCGTAAGCGCGTGATCGAGCCGCGCAAGCGCGAAGCGCGTCCCGCGCGCGAAGCGCGGCCCGAATCCCCCGGGGCTGCGGCCGAAGGCCGGCCAAGCCGGGAAGCCCGCCCTGCGGGGCGTAGGCCGGCGGCGCGTAAGCTCGTCGTTCCCAAGCCGCCCGCAGAGGCGCAGGAGGAAAAGGTAGAACGCCGCCGGCCGCACACGGCCAAGAAGGAAAAGGCGCCCGAGGCCGAAGTCTCCAAGAAGGAGCGGAAGCCCGGCAAGAAGGGGGTCATCCGCGAACGACTCACGGAAATCTTGGACGACTTCACGGGTGCCGAGACGGACGTCGTAGAAGCCGCTCCCGCACGCCGCCGTCGTTCCAAGCCCAAGCGTCGGGCGGCGCAAGGTGAGGCAGAGCGCGCCCAGGCGCGGCCGGATAAGGTCACTCTAGGCGACCGGATTACGGTCGCCGAGCTCGCGGAGCGCGCGGGCCTGGAGGCGTCGGAGATCATCAAGAAGCTCTTCCTCCTGGGTACCGTGGTGACGATCAACCAGGAGATCGACTTCGACACGGCGGCCCTCGTCCTGTCCGACTTCGGCATCGAGGCCGAACGCGAGACGCGCGTAGACGTCACGGAGTTCGAGGCGTACGAGGACGAAGACGCGCCGGAGGACCTCGTTCCCCGCCCGCCCGTGGTCACGGTCATGGGCCACGTCGACCACGGCAAGACGACCCTCTTGGACGCCATTCGCCAGACGCGCGTTGCGGCCCAGGAGGCGGGTGGGATCACCCAGCACATCGGCGCCTACCAGGTGGAGATCGGCGACCGCAAGATCACCTTCCTCGACACGCCGGGGCACGAGGCCTTTACCGCCATGCGCGCCCGCGGGGCCAAGGTCACGGACGTCGTCGTCCTCGTCGTCGCTGCGGACGACGGGGTGATGCCGCAGACGGTGGAGGCGATCGACCACGCGAAGGCGGCAGGCGTTCCGATCATCGTGGCGATCAACAAGATCGACAAACCCGACGCCCGTCCCGAGCGCGTCAAGCAGGAGCTCACGGAGTACGGACTCATCCCCGAAGAGTGGGGCGGGGACACGGTCTTCGTTCCCGTTTCCGCGCTCAAGCGCCAGGGGATCGACGAACTGCTCGAGATGATCCTCCTCGTCGCAGAACTGCGCGAGCTCAAGGCAAACCCCAACCGGCGCGCCCGCGGCGTGGTGCTCGAGGCCCGTCTCGACCGCGGACGCGGACCCGTCGCCACGCTTCTCGTGCAAAACGGGACGCTTCGCCAGGGCGATGCCCTCGTCGCGGGGACGATGTTCGGACGCGTGCGCACGATGACCGACGATCGCGGCCGACCGCTCAAGGAGGCTCCGCCGTCGACTCCGGTGGAGGTCACGGGGCTCGAAGGGGTACCCGAAGCCGGCGACGCCTTCATGGTCTTCGAAGAAGAAGAGGCGCGCGCGATCGCCAAGGCGCGTGCAGAGCGCCGCCGCGAGCGCGAGCTCGCCCGCACGCGCATCGATCTGGAAAACGTCTTCGACCGACTCCAGGCCGGGGAACTCAAGGAGATCAACGTGATCCTCAAGGCCGACGTCCACGGGTCCGTGGAGGCGCTGCGTTCCGCCTTGGAGCGTATCCAGGTGGACGGGGTTCGGGTCAACGTCGTCCACGCCGGTGTGGGGGCGATCACGGAGTCGGACGTCAACCTCGCCCTCGCATCCCATGCGGTCATCATCGGCTTCAACGTCCGTCCGGACGCAAACGCCCGCCAACTGGCGGAGCGGGAAAAGGTGGACATCCGCCTCTACCGCGTGATCTACGAGGCGATCGAAGAAATCGAGCGCGCGCTCAAGGGAATGCTCGAACCCGTCTACGAGGAACGCGTGATCGGTACCCTCGAAGTCCGCGAGATCTTCCGCATTTCGCGCGTGGGTACGGTTGCCGGCTGTTACGTCCGCGAAGGAAAGGTGACGCGCGACGCGACGATCCGCGTGATCCGCGACGGCGTCCTCATCCACACGGGCAAGATCGCCTCCCTCAAACGCTTCAAGGACGACGTGCGCGAGGTGGCCGCGGGGTACGAGTGCGGCATCCTGCTCGACGGCTTCAACGACGTAAAGCCGGGGGACGTCTTCGAAGCCTACGTCCTCGAAGCGGTACAGCGGGTTTGA
- a CDS encoding carbon starvation CstA family protein: protein MSGLALVILAAGIFALAYRFYGAFLAAKVLAFDENRTTPAYRFENGVDYVPTNKWIVFGHHFAAIAGAGPLIGPVLAAQFGYLPGFLWIVMGSVLAGGVHDLVVLFASMRHDAKSIIDITHKEVGRLSGVTTAIAVLLILVIAMAGLALVVVNSLYHSVWGTFTVGMTIPIALLMGAYVRWLRPGKIWEMTVLGVILLVLAVWAGPYVANSSIAHWFNFTREQLTVILATYGFVAAVLPVWLLLVPRDYLSTFMKLGVMVALAVGVILVNPTIHMPAVTEFVNGGGPIVPGKVWPYLFITIACGALSGFHALIASGTTPKMIRNEKDMLPIAYGAMLAEGFVAVMALIAATSLLPEDYFAINVPPQVFEKLGMHVQELPVLSQMVGEELAGRTGGGVSLAVGMAYIFEKIPFLSGLMSYLYHFIIMFEALFILTTIDAGTRVGRYLLQEAGGLIWKPLRDHNWWPGILLTSFLISFSWGYLVYGGSITTIWPLFGTSNQLLGAIALALGTTVLIKKRKLQYLWITFVPFVFVATTTLYAAYLNIVTNFLPKGNYLLVGLSLLIILLAVTILVDSFIKWIRWIRGILRREPALMQATVFD from the coding sequence GTGAGCGGTCTCGCCCTCGTCATCCTAGCTGCCGGAATTTTCGCCCTCGCCTACCGCTTTTACGGCGCCTTTCTCGCGGCAAAGGTGCTCGCCTTCGACGAGAACCGCACGACGCCGGCGTACCGCTTCGAAAACGGCGTGGACTACGTGCCGACGAACAAGTGGATCGTCTTCGGGCACCACTTCGCCGCCATTGCCGGTGCCGGTCCCCTCATTGGGCCCGTTCTTGCCGCCCAGTTCGGATACCTCCCCGGGTTTCTCTGGATCGTCATGGGATCGGTCCTCGCGGGCGGTGTCCACGACCTCGTCGTCCTCTTCGCCTCCATGCGGCACGACGCGAAGTCCATCATCGACATCACGCACAAGGAAGTCGGCCGCCTCTCCGGCGTGACGACGGCCATCGCCGTCCTCCTCATCCTCGTGATTGCCATGGCGGGCCTTGCGCTCGTCGTCGTGAACTCCCTCTACCACAGCGTCTGGGGGACGTTCACCGTTGGCATGACGATCCCCATCGCCCTCCTTATGGGGGCCTACGTGCGCTGGCTTCGTCCGGGCAAGATCTGGGAGATGACCGTCCTCGGCGTAATCCTCCTCGTCCTCGCCGTGTGGGCAGGTCCTTACGTGGCCAACTCCTCCATTGCCCACTGGTTCAACTTCACCCGCGAGCAGCTCACCGTCATCCTCGCGACCTACGGATTCGTTGCGGCGGTGCTGCCCGTCTGGCTTCTCCTCGTCCCGCGGGACTACCTGAGCACGTTTATGAAGCTCGGCGTGATGGTGGCCCTCGCCGTGGGCGTGATCCTCGTGAACCCGACGATCCACATGCCCGCGGTGACGGAGTTCGTGAACGGCGGCGGGCCCATCGTCCCCGGAAAGGTTTGGCCCTACCTCTTTATCACGATCGCCTGCGGCGCTCTTTCCGGCTTCCACGCCCTCATCGCCTCCGGAACGACGCCCAAGATGATCCGCAACGAAAAGGACATGTTGCCTATCGCCTACGGCGCCATGCTCGCCGAGGGATTCGTGGCGGTCATGGCCCTCATCGCCGCGACGAGCCTCCTTCCCGAGGACTACTTCGCGATCAACGTCCCCCCGCAGGTTTTTGAAAAGCTGGGCATGCACGTCCAGGAACTCCCCGTCCTCTCCCAGATGGTCGGTGAAGAGCTCGCCGGACGCACGGGCGGTGGGGTCTCTCTCGCCGTAGGGATGGCCTACATCTTCGAAAAGATCCCCTTCCTGAGCGGGCTTATGTCCTACCTCTACCACTTCATCATCATGTTCGAGGCGCTCTTCATCCTCACGACGATCGACGCCGGTACGCGCGTCGGCCGCTACCTCCTCCAGGAAGCGGGCGGACTCATTTGGAAGCCGCTCCGGGACCACAACTGGTGGCCGGGGATCCTCCTTACGAGCTTCCTCATCTCCTTCTCCTGGGGCTACCTGGTGTACGGCGGGAGCATCACGACGATCTGGCCGCTCTTCGGCACGTCCAACCAGCTCCTCGGCGCCATCGCCCTCGCCTTGGGGACGACGGTGCTCATCAAGAAGCGAAAGCTCCAGTACCTGTGGATCACCTTTGTGCCCTTCGTCTTTGTCGCCACCACCACGCTGTACGCCGCATACCTCAACATCGTCACGAACTTCCTGCCCAAGGGAAACTACCTCCTCGTGGGGTTGTCGCTCCTCATCATCCTCCTCGCCGTGACGATTCTCGTGGATTCCTTTATCAAGTGGATTCGTTGGATTCGCGGGATCTTGCGGCGGGAGCCGGCGCTCATGCAGGCGACCGTGTTCGACTGA
- a CDS encoding L7Ae/L30e/S12e/Gadd45 family ribosomal protein — protein MRELERVPISVYRLLGLAHRAGRLLAGEEAVRAALRSGKARLIFLAGDASPHTRARFTGPAASGVVVLVGGNRRDLGMAIGKGERVVVALTDPGFARRILREVELKEVGE, from the coding sequence GTGCGCGAGCTCGAACGCGTCCCGATCTCCGTGTACCGGCTGTTGGGGTTGGCGCACCGCGCCGGACGCCTCCTGGCGGGGGAGGAGGCGGTACGCGCGGCCTTGCGGTCCGGGAAGGCCCGCCTCATCTTCCTTGCGGGCGACGCCTCTCCACACACGCGGGCGCGCTTCACGGGACCCGCTGCATCCGGCGTCGTGGTCCTCGTCGGCGGCAACCGCCGGGACCTCGGAATGGCAATCGGAAAGGGCGAAAGGGTGGTGGTGGCCCTCACGGATCCGGGATTTGCTCGACGCATCCTCCGGGAAGTGGAACTCAAGGAGGTGGGTGAATGA
- the rimP gene encoding ribosome maturation factor RimP has translation MRDDRLRSSEERERELEHLVESIVGDMGYVLVDVAEVRERANLVVRVAVDRPEGGITLGEIERISLALGDALDVASLYDHPYLLDVTSPGLDRELRTDREFRWAEGKPIRLITREPLEGANVWEGILRVGADPLVVEVEGRQVEIPRRLVKRARLNIPL, from the coding sequence TTGCGCGACGATCGACTGCGGAGTTCCGAAGAACGTGAACGGGAATTGGAGCACCTCGTGGAATCCATCGTCGGAGATATGGGGTACGTCCTCGTGGACGTGGCCGAAGTGCGCGAACGCGCCAACCTCGTCGTGCGCGTCGCCGTTGACCGGCCGGAGGGCGGCATCACCCTGGGAGAAATCGAACGCATAAGCCTCGCTTTGGGCGACGCCTTGGACGTTGCTTCCCTGTACGACCACCCGTACCTCTTGGACGTCACCTCTCCCGGACTCGACCGCGAACTGCGCACGGACCGCGAGTTTCGTTGGGCGGAAGGCAAGCCGATACGCCTGATCACGCGGGAACCGCTGGAAGGCGCAAACGTCTGGGAGGGAATCCTTCGCGTGGGGGCCGACCCCCTCGTGGTCGAGGTGGAGGGTCGGCAGGTGGAGATCCCGAGGCGGCTCGTGAAGCGGGCGCGTCTGAACATCCCGTTGTGA
- the rbfA gene encoding 30S ribosome-binding factor RbfA → MGKMRAMRVAEEIRREVGELLLRDVKDPRLKHFHVTRVEVSQDLSVARVHVGFLGPEDEEAAAFAALERAAGFFRSEVGKVLGLRHAPEIRFQLDPSAKHSQRIQELLREVRGESGSPQTLDEPEGGTP, encoded by the coding sequence ATGGGGAAGATGCGGGCAATGCGTGTCGCCGAGGAGATCCGCCGAGAAGTCGGCGAACTCCTCTTGCGCGACGTGAAGGATCCGCGCCTCAAGCACTTCCACGTCACGCGCGTCGAGGTTTCCCAAGATCTCTCCGTCGCCCGCGTGCACGTGGGCTTCCTCGGGCCGGAAGACGAGGAAGCGGCGGCATTTGCCGCCCTCGAACGGGCGGCTGGCTTTTTCCGGAGTGAAGTCGGGAAGGTGCTCGGCCTCAGGCACGCGCCGGAAATTCGCTTTCAGCTCGACCCTTCTGCCAAGCACAGCCAGCGGATTCAGGAACTCCTGCGCGAGGTGCGGGGAGAGTCGGGTTCCCCACAAACCCTGGACGAACCTGAGGGCGGAACTCCCTAG
- a CDS encoding CC/Se motif family (seleno)protein: MRVSEAAQRLIREKGGSVYVRKYEILNGCVVPNYEPVLAFGEPPAEEREHYTLYTVGDVKVYVHQNVLLTPELLLDTRRILGRDRLVLRGWKVF, from the coding sequence GTGCGCGTGAGCGAAGCGGCCCAACGCCTCATCCGCGAAAAGGGCGGGAGCGTCTACGTGCGCAAGTACGAAATCTTGAATGGGTGCGTCGTCCCCAACTACGAACCCGTTCTGGCTTTCGGAGAGCCGCCGGCGGAGGAACGGGAGCACTACACCCTCTACACCGTCGGCGACGTCAAGGTATACGTGCACCAAAACGTGCTCCTCACCCCGGAGCTTCTCTTGGACACGCGGCGGATTCTCGGGAGAGATCGCCTCGTGCTCCGCGGGTGGAAGGTGTTTTAG
- the nusA gene encoding transcription termination factor NusA has protein sequence MNVDFLEALDMLEREKGISREALLDAVRQALVAAYKKHYHGNPNVRVDIDERSGTLRVVALKRVVETVEDPSTEISLEEARRIDPSVSPEDMLEVEVTPQNFGRVAAQTAKHVVTQRLREAEREILYEMYAPRVGELFTGTVRREDARYVYVDLGRGEGLLPRNEVLPGESFRPGDRVKAVLVKVERTSKGPLLFLSRTAPEMLKRLLEREVPEIASGIVEIRAVSREPGERSKVAVYSRHPHVDPIGTCVGPKGARILAVSEELGGERIDVIRYSPDPAEFIRNALSPARVSDVRFLGERVARVIVPDDQFSLAIGRRGQNARLAARLTGYKIDIRSESDANEYDGRGDEAAAFAPSDDGAAEPSAQGDTAGADRGVQA, from the coding sequence ATCAACGTGGACTTTTTAGAAGCGCTGGATATGCTCGAGCGGGAGAAGGGGATTTCGCGCGAGGCCCTGCTCGACGCCGTCCGTCAGGCGCTCGTCGCCGCGTACAAAAAGCACTACCACGGGAACCCCAACGTACGCGTGGACATCGACGAACGGTCGGGCACCTTGCGCGTCGTGGCGCTCAAGCGCGTCGTAGAAACCGTCGAGGACCCGTCGACGGAAATCTCCCTCGAAGAGGCGCGGCGCATCGATCCTTCGGTTTCGCCGGAGGATATGCTCGAAGTGGAGGTCACGCCGCAGAACTTCGGGCGCGTGGCGGCCCAGACGGCGAAGCACGTGGTGACCCAACGCCTTCGGGAGGCGGAGCGCGAGATCCTCTACGAGATGTACGCACCGCGGGTGGGGGAACTCTTCACGGGTACGGTGCGCCGGGAGGACGCCAGGTACGTCTACGTCGACCTCGGCCGCGGAGAGGGCCTTCTGCCGCGAAACGAAGTCCTCCCCGGGGAGTCCTTCCGTCCGGGGGACCGCGTAAAGGCCGTCCTCGTCAAGGTAGAACGCACCTCTAAGGGTCCCCTCCTCTTCCTGTCTCGGACTGCGCCGGAGATGCTCAAGCGCCTTTTGGAGCGCGAGGTTCCGGAGATCGCAAGCGGGATCGTGGAAATTCGCGCCGTAAGCCGCGAACCCGGCGAGCGTTCCAAGGTCGCCGTGTATTCCCGCCACCCCCACGTCGACCCGATCGGGACGTGCGTCGGCCCCAAGGGCGCCCGCATCCTCGCCGTATCCGAGGAGCTCGGGGGCGAGCGGATCGACGTCATCCGCTATTCCCCCGATCCTGCGGAGTTCATCCGCAACGCCTTGAGCCCGGCGCGCGTTTCCGACGTGCGCTTCCTCGGGGAGCGCGTGGCGCGGGTGATCGTTCCCGACGACCAGTTTTCCCTCGCCATCGGCCGCCGGGGACAAAACGCCCGCCTCGCCGCCCGACTCACGGGATACAAGATCGACATCCGCAGCGAGAGCGATGCCAACGAATACGACGGACGGGGAGACGAAGCGGCGGCCTTCGCCCCTTCGGACGACGGGGCGGCCGAGCCCTCCGCGCAAGGGGATACCGCGGGCGCCGACCGGGGCGTACAGGCGTAA
- the rnpM gene encoding RNase P modulator RnpM codes for MKHVPMRTCIGCGEERPKASLVRLVRTPEGDIAVDPTGRRPGRGAYLCPSRECFQRARKRRAFSRAFRMEVSEETLVKLEAEWEAYLRAREAEATSDPSGKIYAADAARGSAERGERSAPVGEET; via the coding sequence GTGAAGCACGTTCCCATGCGGACCTGCATCGGATGTGGGGAAGAGCGCCCCAAGGCCTCCCTCGTCCGCCTCGTGCGCACGCCGGAGGGGGATATCGCCGTCGATCCGACCGGCAGGCGCCCGGGGCGCGGCGCGTACCTCTGCCCTTCGCGCGAATGCTTTCAGCGTGCGCGCAAACGTCGGGCGTTCTCCCGAGCCTTCCGTATGGAGGTTTCGGAGGAGACGCTCGTGAAACTCGAAGCAGAGTGGGAGGCGTATCTCCGTGCCCGGGAAGCGGAGGCGACATCCGACCCATCCGGGAAAATCTACGCCGCGGACGCCGCACGGGGGAGCGCGGAACGCGGCGAACGCTCCGCGCCCGTGGGCGAAGAAACCTGA
- the truB gene encoding tRNA pseudouridine(55) synthase TruB: protein MNTRKRGAPRTAEVPAAVLAVYKPQGMTSHDVVDRVRRILGIRRVGHGGTLDPAAEGVLVLGVGAATRVLRFLGSFPKDYVGLWVGGEATDTYDAEGRVVERREVVELADRDLYAAFAALVGPVRQRPPRYAAVRVGGRRLYDLARAGVDVEPPEREVYVYAVKVCPPAVLGGKAKAGFAVRVSSGTYVRSLAVDVGTSLGIPAHLGALVRLRSGGFTLAEAWTLAELEAQAQDVRLALRGADSGASKGKLLAYPLRVVVRLFPRVRLVPEAERAVRHGRAFAPKDIRAWEPPEPVLRPAATTLLGEPEEREIFGRFCGSESSASASGNGPVPAFAAFAPSVPPPDLVDLVAAVDAAGEPLGLYRRRRDGSGERFLPEVVFPRP, encoded by the coding sequence GTGAACACGCGAAAGCGGGGCGCTCCACGCACGGCGGAGGTTCCCGCCGCCGTCCTTGCGGTGTACAAGCCGCAAGGGATGACCTCCCACGACGTCGTCGACCGCGTCCGCCGCATCCTCGGAATCCGCCGCGTAGGCCACGGTGGGACGCTCGATCCCGCGGCCGAAGGGGTCCTCGTCCTCGGCGTGGGCGCCGCGACGCGCGTGCTCCGTTTCCTCGGATCCTTTCCCAAGGACTACGTCGGCCTCTGGGTCGGGGGGGAGGCGACAGACACCTACGACGCCGAAGGTCGCGTGGTGGAACGCCGGGAGGTCGTAGAGCTCGCCGACCGCGATCTCTACGCCGCTTTCGCCGCCCTCGTCGGGCCGGTACGCCAGCGACCTCCCCGCTACGCCGCCGTGCGCGTCGGCGGCCGCCGCCTGTACGATCTGGCCCGTGCGGGCGTCGACGTGGAGCCGCCGGAGCGCGAGGTGTACGTGTATGCCGTCAAAGTCTGCCCTCCCGCGGTCTTAGGGGGAAAGGCCAAGGCGGGATTTGCCGTTCGCGTCTCTTCCGGCACCTACGTACGCTCCCTCGCTGTAGATGTGGGGACGAGCCTGGGGATTCCCGCGCACCTGGGGGCGCTCGTGCGCCTGCGGTCCGGAGGCTTTACGCTTGCGGAGGCTTGGACGCTCGCCGAGCTCGAGGCGCAGGCGCAGGACGTGCGCCTTGCGTTGCGCGGGGCAGACTCTGGTGCGAGCAAAGGGAAGCTCCTGGCATATCCCCTTCGGGTGGTCGTTCGCCTCTTTCCTCGCGTTCGCCTCGTCCCGGAAGCCGAAAGGGCCGTGCGCCACGGCCGGGCCTTTGCCCCAAAGGACATCCGCGCGTGGGAGCCGCCCGAACCTGTTCTCCGGCCGGCCGCGACGACGCTCCTCGGAGAACCCGAGGAGCGGGAGATCTTCGGGAGGTTCTGCGGTTCGGAATCCTCTGCATCTGCTTCCGGAAACGGGCCGGTTCCCGCCTTTGCCGCCTTTGCCCCTTCGGTTCCGCCGCCGGACCTCGTCGACCTCGTCGCCGCCGTCGACGCCGCAGGGGAGCCTCTTGGCCTCTACCGCAGGAGGCGGGACGGTTCCGGAGAACGCTTCCTTCCCGAGGTCGTGTTTCCGCGCCCGTGA